One part of the Amycolatopsis lurida genome encodes these proteins:
- a CDS encoding ArsO family NAD(P)H-dependent flavin-containing monooxygenase, whose protein sequence is MTGTAQVVVIGGGQAGLAAGYCLRRAGLDFVILDAQAQPGGAWSHGWDSLRLFSPARHSLLPGWPMPPYPGPGYPTAGHVVEYLAAYEKRYALPIRRAETVTAVSHDGTRFAVSTDTGKWSAEAVVSATGTWWRPFLPLMPGGFTGRRLHTVDYRGPEEFAGQDVVVVGGGNSGAQIAADLAGVANLTWVTRRPPRYLPDHIDGKALFDVATRRRQALETGQADTAGVAGLGDIVAVPSVREARDAGLLRRREMFARLDSDGPVWTDGTRRHADAVIWCTGFRPSLGHLAPLRLRTTRGRIPTEGTRAVAEPRLHLLGYGDWTGPASATIIGVGMTARAAVDDLEAGGGRRAIL, encoded by the coding sequence GTGACCGGAACCGCGCAGGTAGTGGTCATCGGCGGGGGACAGGCCGGTCTCGCCGCGGGCTACTGCCTTCGCCGCGCCGGCCTGGACTTCGTCATTCTCGACGCCCAGGCCCAGCCGGGCGGTGCCTGGAGCCACGGCTGGGACTCGCTGCGCCTGTTCTCCCCGGCGCGGCACAGTTTGTTGCCGGGGTGGCCGATGCCGCCCTATCCGGGCCCCGGCTATCCGACCGCCGGGCATGTCGTCGAGTACCTTGCCGCGTACGAGAAACGCTACGCGCTGCCGATCCGCCGCGCGGAGACGGTCACCGCCGTGTCCCACGACGGCACCCGATTCGCGGTGAGCACCGATACGGGGAAGTGGAGCGCCGAGGCGGTCGTGAGCGCGACCGGCACTTGGTGGCGTCCCTTCCTGCCGCTGATGCCCGGCGGGTTCACCGGTCGCCGGCTGCACACGGTGGACTACCGCGGTCCGGAGGAGTTCGCGGGCCAGGACGTCGTGGTGGTCGGCGGGGGCAACTCCGGCGCGCAGATCGCCGCCGACCTCGCCGGAGTGGCGAACCTGACCTGGGTCACCCGCCGCCCGCCCCGCTACCTGCCCGACCACATCGACGGCAAGGCCCTCTTCGACGTCGCCACCCGGCGCCGCCAAGCCCTCGAAACCGGGCAGGCCGACACCGCGGGCGTCGCCGGGCTGGGCGACATCGTCGCCGTCCCGTCCGTCCGCGAGGCTCGTGACGCGGGCCTGCTGCGGCGCCGCGAGATGTTCGCGCGACTCGACAGCGATGGTCCTGTGTGGACGGACGGCACCCGCCGGCACGCCGACGCGGTCATCTGGTGCACCGGCTTCCGGCCCTCGCTGGGCCACCTGGCCCCGCTGCGGCTGCGCACCACCCGCGGCCGCATCCCCACCGAGGGCACCCGCGCCGTCGCGGAGCCCCGGCTGCACCTCCTCGGCTATGGAGACTGGACCGGCCCCGCATCGGCCACGATCATCGGCGTCGGCATGACGGCCCGGGCCGCGGTCGACGATCTCGAAGCCGGCGGTGGACGCCGCGCAATCCTCTGA